In the genome of Candidatus Electrothrix rattekaaiensis, the window TCTCCTTCTTATAACAGGAGGGGCAGACTCCGTGGCTAAACAGTGCTTCGGAATGTTCGGAGATATACTCTTCCACCTGCTGCCAATATCCTTCATCGTTACGGATCTGCTTGCAATAGGAACAAATAGGCAGAATTCCGGTCAGCGTTTTTATCTCCTCCAATGCCTCTTCCAGCTCTCTTTCCCGTTTTCTCAGGGTAATATGGGTATGAATACGAGCCAGCACCTCTGTCTGCTGAAAAGGTTTTGTAATATAATCAACAGCTCCTGCCGAAAAACCAGTCATCTTATCTTCCACACTGTCCAGTGCTGTCATAAAAATGACAGGCAGAGTAGCCAAGTCCTTATCGGTCTTGATCTGCCGACATATCTCAAAACCGTTCATGCCGGGCATCATCACATCCAGCAGGACAAGATCGGGCCGAACCTTGGGCAGGATCTCCATTGCCCTTTGACCACTGTCCACCATATATACCCGGTAATCCTGCTCCTGTAAAAAGGAAAGCAGCACCTTGAGATTTGCCGGTTGATCATCAACTACGAGTATTGCGTCTTGTTCGGATTGCATAACTCCCTGCTCCGGTTCGCCGCGATAAAATTCAACAGCCCTGTGAACTGGAATTCATCAAAATATTTCCTGAGATGACAACAGAAGATCGAATATTTCCCTGAATCCATCTCGCATATCTCTTTTATTTTCCTGCTAATCCCGTTAATATCGCCTACTTCGACAAGGGCGACCAGCTCATCCAGCACCTCCGGCAAAGGCATAATGCCGTCCCCTGACATT includes:
- a CDS encoding response regulator; the protein is MQSEQDAILVVDDQPANLKVLLSFLQEQDYRVYMVDSGQRAMEILPKVRPDLVLLDVMMPGMNGFEICRQIKTDKDLATLPVIFMTALDSVEDKMTGFSAGAVDYITKPFQQTEVLARIHTHITLRKRERELEEALEEIKTLTGILPICSYCKQIRNDEGYWQQVEEYISEHSEALFSHGVCPSCYKKEMACLDATEALDNGENPLRDCINKTIL